In Burkholderia gladioli, a genomic segment contains:
- a CDS encoding recombinase family protein has product MSRTFAYARVSTSDQTTANQLREIEAAGFSVDKRRVVSESISGSVSADQRPGFAQLLVKMEEGDVLIVTKLDRLGRNAMDVRATVEGLAERGIRVHCLALGGVDLTSAAGRMTMQVLNAVAEFERDLLIERTHAGIARAKAEGKAMGRPSALSNEQRADVLRELDAGASVAALARRFGTSRQTIMRVRDAV; this is encoded by the coding sequence ATGTCCCGAACCTTTGCCTATGCCCGTGTCAGTACGTCCGACCAGACCACCGCGAACCAGTTACGAGAGATCGAGGCGGCCGGCTTCTCGGTCGACAAGCGCCGCGTTGTGTCGGAAAGCATTTCGGGGAGCGTAAGCGCCGATCAGCGGCCGGGGTTTGCGCAGTTGCTCGTCAAGATGGAAGAAGGCGACGTGTTGATCGTGACGAAGCTCGACCGACTCGGCCGCAATGCGATGGACGTGCGGGCCACGGTCGAGGGATTGGCCGAACGCGGTATCCGGGTTCATTGTCTCGCCCTTGGCGGCGTCGATCTGACTAGCGCGGCCGGCCGGATGACGATGCAGGTGTTGAACGCGGTGGCCGAATTCGAGCGGGATCTGTTGATTGAGCGCACGCACGCTGGTATCGCTCGCGCGAAGGCGGAAGGCAAGGCGATGGGGCGGCCGTCCGCCCTGTCAAACGAGCAGCGGGCGGACGTGCTGCGCGAGTTGGACGCGGGGGCAAGCGTGGCCGCGCTTGCTCGGCGATTTGGCACGAGCCGCCAGACGATCATGCGGGTACGCGACGCAGTCTAA